The Candidatus Celerinatantimonas neptuna DNA segment AACGATCTGTCTCGCGGCGCATTAGTTGAAGATATTGTCTACACCATCGCATTGACAGCTATTCAGGCAAGTCAACAACAAGCTAAATAATTTTTACTTGCATAATTAAAGAAAGCCCCGCTGATTTCAGCGGGGCTTTTTTAAAAAACTAAAAAATAACACTCTGTCAGAGGTCTTCCCATTAATGAGACAGTTTTAAAGCAGAGCTTTCCAGCTTTGCTCGATAAGCGGCCATAGGCAAATTGCCGAGATTTTCATGAGGTTGTTCCTCGTTGTCATCCAATCGCCAGAACCACGACATTTTTCGTTCCTGCTCCAGCGATTCAAATAAATAGGCATCTAAAAATTCTCGACAGAATGAGCCATTAAAACGCTCAATAAAACCGTTCTGCTGGGGTTTACATAGCTGAATATGGATGAGTTAGATATTCTGTTGCTCACACCAATCCATCAGTTTGGTTGAGATAAGCTCTGGGCCATGATCGAATCGTCATTGAACGGGTACCCCGTTCTGCTTTGAGTTGCTCAAGTACAAATACAACACGTTCAGCAGGAAGTGATGTATCCACTTCAATGGCCAGACATTTCTCGTGTCCCTTCATCGACAACGTTCAATGTGCGAAAGCGTTTTCCGCTGTACAGTCCGTCATGCATAAAATCTAAAACCCATTGATGAGTTGCTTTTGCTTCGACTTGTAATGGTTACGCAACACGTTTTGGTAATACCCATTTAACACGTCGTTTCAAATTTAAGCCCATTTAGCAATAGACCCGATAAACCCATTTATGGTTAAACAGATAGTCCTTGTAACGGAGTCAGCTAAAGCACTTCCAAAACCCGCCGGCTCGGGGTGATTTCTTAAATTCAGCATTAAAGGCACAGCATCCTTTTGTCGCCGATTGACGACTGGCCGGTAATAATATGAACGACTAATATCGACCAATGCACAGGCTTTCAGAATGATCAAACCGGAACAAACCTGTAATTGGGCACAATTTCGTTTATCAGCTATCACCAGCCCTATTTTTTGCGAAGAGTTCCTTCATAGCTTGATTTTCCAAACTCACTTCAGCAAATAACTGTTTCAGACTGGTATTTTCATCTCCTAACTCTTTCACACGTTTGAGTTCAGAAGCATCTATTCCATGGTATTTCGATTTCCACTTGTAATACGTGGCATTACTCATACCGTGCTTACGACAAATATCCTCAACTTTCATACCCGCATCAGCTTCTTTGAGAATATTGGCGATCTGTGTTTCAGTAAATTATGATTTTTTCATGACGTTCTCCTACGTCTATAACGTATAGAAAACTCCATTTAAATTTGTTTCATTTTAGGGGGAGTGGACAAGGTCATCATCCAACAAACCGAAATCCATATAATGACGTAGGAAAATAATGCATGCGGTAAGTTCAATTGATGCGAACAAATAATAAATCAATTTTTGTACGTCATGAAAATTTCATTAAAATCAAATAATTGCACCTTATATCTAAATTAACCCACAATTTAATCCACAGATTTTGTGGATAACATTGCAAAATAGCGATTTTTATTCACATTCACAAAAAAATATAGAGTGCAACTTTTTTTTCTTATTACGAGTCAATTGCTACTCAATCACACCTTTTTTCTGACTATCATCATAAATTCGTCCAATATGAATTGTCAAAAACATAAGCTCATCTCGATTCACCCGATAATGGTAACGCTGATTTATATACTGAGCGATTTTCAGAGCACATTCATAAGGAACCGGATAATGAGCCTGAATTGCATCACCAAGAGGAGCATCCAGAATATCTGACTCCTGCTCACTCACCATTCGTTGAACAAAAAATTTCAGATGTGTAATGAGCCTCTGATAATTAATAGATTCATCATTGAAATCAAGGTTGAGTTGATACTTAATCAGACTCATGATTTCCTGAATCACTTTTGTGATTTGGTATACCCCTTTCATATCGCCATTGAGCTGCGCATTAACAAAATGAAGAGCTATAAATCCGGCTTCATCCTCGGGCAAATCAATATGAAGATACTTATTAATGATACCTAAAGCCGCAATCCCAACTTCAAATTCATCCGGATATAACCTTTTTATCTCCCATAACAATACATTATGAATCAATGCTCCTTCACGAAAACGTTCAATTGCAAAATTACAGTGATCCGTTAAGGATATATAAATACTATCGTGCAATTTACCGTTGAGCCGTTCCCGAGCAATAGAAATAATACGCTCTGTTGTCGTGATCACCTCAATCGGGATATCTTGCAATAATTCAGTCAACCGTTCACTTACCTGATTTTCTGACGATGAAAACGTCTTTTCCACTAATGAAGCATCAAGTAACTCGCCCGGCTTCTTCTGAAACCCTAAACCACGTCCCATAACAATCTGCTCTTTTCCAGAATCAGAGACAACCACAACCACATTGTTATTCAGAACTTTTGATATTTTCATTACTATTCTTATAAAAAAACCTGACGGATAATCCTGGCTGTATATAGCTAGAATGATTCGTCAGGTTTTGCCCATAGGGTGACAATCCTTTATTTTTCATGCTGTAACTGCCCAACAGATTGTTTCAAACAACGAATACCCATTGAAATTTCTAAAGCCATCGCATTATTGAAATTCTAAAAGGTCCTATACATCGATCCTAATTTGTACACACTAAACGCATTGAATCTAAAAGATATACAGTAACAGAAGATAAACAGCCCAAATATACTATCAATAAATATTTCTCTCTCAATATAATTCGACACAAACTGTGACTCGGATCCGTTATCAAAACATCACTCAAAACACACTTTGTACAGGAAGTACTTGCCAACATGACACAAAATGATTAAATGAAGCATCTACGTCAGAACATCCACCAGCAAAACAAACTTCAAATTACGAGTAAACCATGGATTATTCTCAATTAATTAATGAAATACTCGAAAATATCGGTGGCTGTAAAAATATTCACTCAGTAACTCATTGCGCAACACGGCTAAGATTTATTCTCAAAAAACCAGATCTGGCCAATAGCGACATACTCAAAAAAAATCCCCATATCATTATGGTTGTAAACGGTATTGGCCAGTATCAACTCGTCATAGGGCCAGAAGTGAGTGATGTATATGAGGAACTTATCAAAAAGTGCCCTCAATTTACAACTTACTTACCGACCATGCCGGGCCTGCGATCTCCATTTTCCCGACTAATAATTACCATCACTGAAGCCTTTAAGCCATTTATTAATATCTTACTAATTTGTGCATTGATAAAAGCCACCATCATCGCGCTTAGTTTGACTGGGATACTGCCTGATAATGGAACTTATCGAATTCTATTTGCAACAAGCGAGTCATTATTCTATTTCATGCCTATTTTGCTTGCATACACGATGGCAAAGCAGTTTAAAACCAATCCTTACGTTGCAATGGCAATTAGTGCAGCATTACTTCATCCCACATCAGCAGAACCACTCGAGTTTCTATCTAATACGGCAACATTATTTCATGCGCACAACGAAATATTTTCCCATGGTTTATCTGTGTTGCCTTTACTAGCACTGATATGGGCCTTATCTTTCATTCAGAAACAACTAGAACAACGTCTTTTTATAACAATCAGAACTCTATTTGTCCCCACTATCTGCATCCTTGTGTTCGTTCCGATTATTTTTGTTGTTATAGCACCTGTTGGCAGGCTACTCGGGCTACTCATAATCGACTTTTATCATTATCTCTATACAGAACATCCCTTGATCACAGAATTATTTATCGCGGGCCTTTGGCCCATGATTTCGTTATTCGGATTACAATGGACATTCACAGCTATTATCCTGACTCATTTTTATATCTATG contains these protein-coding regions:
- the bglG gene encoding Cryptic beta-glucoside bgl operon antiterminator encodes the protein MKISKVLNNNVVVVVSDSGKEQIVMGRGLGFQKKPGELLDASLVEKTFSSSENQVSERLTELLQDIPIEVITTTERIISIARERLNGKLHDSIYISLTDHCNFAIERFREGALIHNVLLWEIKRLYPDEFEVGIAALGIINKYLHIDLPEDEAGFIALHFVNAQLNGDMKGVYQITKVIQEIMSLIKYQLNLDFNDESINYQRLITHLKFFVQRMVSEQESDILDAPLGDAIQAHYPVPYECALKIAQYINQRYHYRVNRDELMFLTIHIGRIYDDSQKKGVIE